The Alkalihalobacillus sp. TS-13 genomic interval CACAAACTGGACACGTTTTATCATACTTGATTGGATTATGGCACTCTTTATGGAGCTGCCTCATCTTTATATCCTTATTTTCTGTAGCAGCAAATAGTTTGATTGGGATGGTGACAAGTCCGAAGCTGATGGAACCTTTCCACATTGTGTGCATATTGAGAAATTCCTTTCATCCTTTTATACATAATGTGGACGAAGAGTGCCATATCCATAAATTCCATTTTTTGACAATATCCTTTTGGTAAAGATTGTTGTTTGTGGATCCGTGGGAAATATACTCGCTTTCCGGGGGGCGAACCGCAAGCCTCTTAAAGACTCGTTCCACGCTGTGGGGTCTCGCCTGGCTCGCTGATCCCGCTGGAATCTCGTATCGTTCAACCACTTATAGGATCAATAGCAACAAACTTTTAGAAAACAGCCTTTAACGATAAAATTATTTCCGGAGTGTCGCAATTTGGATTAACCGTTCAGTACAACGCCTCCGTTGACATGGATCATTTGTCCAGAAATATAGGAAGAGTCGTCACTTGCGAGGAAGACGAAGCTAGGTGCGACTTCATCTGGTTGTCCCGGTCTTCCCATCGGCGTGTTTTTCCCGAACTCACCGACATGTTCAGCGTCAAAAGTCGAAGGAATCAACGGTGTCCAAATCGGGCCTGGTGCAACCCCATTGACACGTATACCTTTGGACACAAGGGATTCTGATAAAGAACGGGTGAATGCGACGATTGCTCCCTTGGTAGCAGAATAATCAATCAAATGATCATTCCCTTTATACGCAACTACAGATGCTGTATTGATGATGGAGCTACCTTCTTTCAAATGGGGGAGAGCCGCCTTCACCATGTAAAAGCATGAAAAGATGTTCGTTCTGAATGTACGTTCAAGTTGTTCCTGGGAGATTTCTTCAATGCCATTCCTAGGATGTTGTTCAGCTGCATTATTGACCAATACATCCAAAGCTCCGAATTCAGAGATCACTTGGGAGACGACATGCTGGCAGAAAGATTCATCACCAATGTCTCCAGGGATCAGAAGACATTTTTGTCCTTCTTCTTCTACTTCCTTCTTCGTATCATTGGCATCTTCATGTTCATTCAGGTAAACGATCACTACATCCGCGCCTTCTTTTGCAAATAAAATCGCTGTGGATTTTCCGATTCCGCTGTCTCCGCCTGTAATAATCGCTGTCTTTCCTTTGAGTTTACCACTCCCTTTATAATACGTATCTTCCGTTTGTGGAGTAGGGACCATTTCTTTCTCTGTACCAGGCTGTTTGTTTTGATGCTGTGGTGGCTGTCCTGTCGGTTTTTCTTGGTGAGGTGAATGATAGATAACGTTATACATGATACTAAACTCCCTTCATTGATCGAATTCCTAATAAAGCCTTTTTCTACTATTACCTCATTAAAAAAAAGTTAATCGTGTTTAACCGATTGGCTATGAAAAATCGTCATTTGGAATCATATTCCTTTAGGGCTTTACGTTAGTAGAGAAGGAAAAGTCTGTTATAATGGCAGTAATAGTGTAATTGAGGGAGATTAGAAAAAATGAAATTGAAGCATGAGCTGAATGAGAATGAAAAACAAGAAATAATAGAATTATTCCATTCGTATCATGAAACGATTCTGTCTGAATGGCTGAAGGCAGCCTCGATTTCTGAGGACGACCCATTCCGCTATGAAATCACGATTAATGGTGGGCATACGATCCGTTTGGTGGTGGCGTATATTGAGGATCCGGAGACTCCACTCGTTCAACAATTGACGAAAAAGATTGCAAACGAACGGGTGAAAGCTAAAGTCGGTATTGGAGAATTCATATCGAATATTAATCTCGGACGTTCGATCATTTATCGCGTTCTCAAAATGACCGATGTATCAAAGGAAGCACAATTGAAATATCTCTTAGTAGTGAATGACTTCTTCGACTTATATATGTATCATTCCTTAACGGAGTATACGAGGGTGAAAGATTCGATCATCCAAAATAAAAGCCGCTTCATACAAGAAATGCACAGCGACCGTCTATCGATTTTAGGCCAGGTTGCTGCAAGCTTTGCCCATGAATTCCGTAATCCTTTGACGTCAATAAAGGGTTTCATCCAAATGATCGAAAATCAATCTAAAAACCCTGAGACTTCAACCTATTTCGATATCATCAATCACGAAATGGTAAGCTTGCAGGAGAAAATCACCCAATTTCTCTATCTTTCTAAAATGAAGGGACTTGATGATCAATCGGATCTGTTTTCTATGGATCGTGTCGTAAAAGGAATGCTCGAATTCCTCTACCCTCGATTCCTCGACGAGAATATCAATGTGTATCACGATCTTTTGCATGACGTCAAGGCCTATGGAGTAGAGGGTCAGATCAAACAGGTCCTCCTCAATATTCTTAATAATGCAGTTGAGGAATTGTCGGAAGTGGATGGGGACAGAAATATACATGTAAGGTTAAGTGAGGAAGATGAAAATATCCATCTTACAATCTCCAATAATGGGTCTATGATTCCCGAACATTTATTAGAAGATATATTCGAGCCGTTCATATCCACGAAGCAACTTGGGACAGGATTAGGATTATCTGTTTGTAAACAAATTGTAGAGAAGCATAAAGGAACGATCAATGTCATTTCGACAGAAACGGAGACCTCGTTTTTCCTTAGCTTCCCAAAGGCATTTAAGAAAGGAGCTGCGTATGACGATCAACAAGAAAATACATTACAACGCAATTGAATTGAAACAAGCAATCGAATCGGATGAAATGATTCAACAAAAACGTCCTGTTTTGATCTGTAATGCTCATATAACGGGTTTGGCTGTTGCGAGAGGTTTAG includes:
- a CDS encoding SDR family oxidoreductase produces the protein MYNVIYHSPHQEKPTGQPPQHQNKQPGTEKEMVPTPQTEDTYYKGSGKLKGKTAIITGGDSGIGKSTAILFAKEGADVVIVYLNEHEDANDTKKEVEEEGQKCLLIPGDIGDESFCQHVVSQVISEFGALDVLVNNAAEQHPRNGIEEISQEQLERTFRTNIFSCFYMVKAALPHLKEGSSIINTASVVAYKGNDHLIDYSATKGAIVAFTRSLSESLVSKGIRVNGVAPGPIWTPLIPSTFDAEHVGEFGKNTPMGRPGQPDEVAPSFVFLASDDSSYISGQMIHVNGGVVLNG
- a CDS encoding histidine kinase N-terminal domain-containing protein — encoded protein: MKLKHELNENEKQEIIELFHSYHETILSEWLKAASISEDDPFRYEITINGGHTIRLVVAYIEDPETPLVQQLTKKIANERVKAKVGIGEFISNINLGRSIIYRVLKMTDVSKEAQLKYLLVVNDFFDLYMYHSLTEYTRVKDSIIQNKSRFIQEMHSDRLSILGQVAASFAHEFRNPLTSIKGFIQMIENQSKNPETSTYFDIINHEMVSLQEKITQFLYLSKMKGLDDQSDLFSMDRVVKGMLEFLYPRFLDENINVYHDLLHDVKAYGVEGQIKQVLLNILNNAVEELSEVDGDRNIHVRLSEEDENIHLTISNNGSMIPEHLLEDIFEPFISTKQLGTGLGLSVCKQIVEKHKGTINVISTETETSFFLSFPKAFKKGAAYDDQQENTLQRN